A portion of the Oxynema aestuarii AP17 genome contains these proteins:
- the cas4 gene encoding CRISPR-associated protein Cas4, with protein sequence MTEMLTEVAIASLNHFTYCPHRCWRMFCAGEFVENAYTVEGSTLHDRVHTLGEGFREDTWQVRSIWLKSQKYGLVGKADLVESKAGEIYPVEYKRGRKNPWENDALQVCGQALCLEELTGRSIPTGYVYSLQSHQRQDIVLDDKLRRETIATIESVRQMLQTGEMPPALYYTTSCRGCSLYGGCLPQAASKVERYQEIG encoded by the coding sequence ATGACAGAAATGTTAACAGAAGTGGCGATCGCCTCGCTGAACCATTTCACTTACTGTCCTCATCGGTGTTGGCGAATGTTTTGTGCGGGAGAGTTTGTTGAAAACGCTTACACCGTTGAAGGAAGTACGCTACACGATCGCGTCCATACCCTCGGAGAAGGATTTCGCGAAGACACCTGGCAAGTGCGATCGATCTGGCTCAAATCGCAAAAATACGGCTTAGTCGGAAAAGCCGATCTCGTCGAATCCAAAGCCGGAGAAATCTACCCCGTAGAATACAAACGAGGGCGGAAAAATCCCTGGGAAAACGACGCCTTACAAGTCTGCGGCCAGGCGTTATGTTTAGAAGAATTAACGGGCCGTTCGATTCCCACAGGTTACGTTTATTCCTTGCAATCTCACCAACGACAGGACATCGTCCTCGATGACAAATTGCGTCGAGAAACCATCGCCACCATCGAGTCCGTTCGTCAGATGTTGCAAACCGGAGAAATGCCCCCAGCCCTATACTATACGACCAGCTGTCGCGGGTGCAGTTTGTACGGCGGCTGTTTGCCTCAAGCCGCGTCGAAAGTCGAGCGATATCAAGAGATAGGGTGA
- the cas6 gene encoding CRISPR-associated endoribonuclease Cas6 translates to MPHSLVFNFLPENPIYPEYATGRHLHALFLTAVNAVDSQLATHLHETKTEKAFALSPLQVVRHPRRNQRASVPPILQFQHRYPIQPETPCWWRVSLLDDSLFRKLSHLWLNLNSGQPWHLGAANLHVTSILGTPQSTQPWANAASYAELYENASDRNRRISFQFSTPVAFRQQKYDTALPSPESVFKSLLNSWKKYSTIELPEFSTESIFPCFFKLNTEIAEFEFRKKGKSGKFIGAVGSIDYRILGDVSTATIQTLNTLADYALYSGIGRKTTMGMGMARKMDR, encoded by the coding sequence ATGCCTCACAGTCTTGTTTTCAACTTCCTTCCCGAAAACCCCATCTATCCCGAATACGCCACCGGAAGACATCTTCACGCCCTATTTCTCACCGCCGTCAACGCCGTAGACTCGCAACTGGCGACTCACCTCCACGAAACCAAAACCGAAAAAGCCTTCGCCCTTTCACCGTTGCAAGTAGTGCGCCATCCTCGCCGAAACCAACGCGCCTCCGTTCCCCCGATTTTGCAATTCCAACATCGCTATCCCATCCAACCCGAAACCCCCTGTTGGTGGCGTGTTTCTCTCCTCGACGACAGCCTTTTCAGAAAACTCAGCCATCTTTGGTTGAACTTAAATTCAGGACAACCTTGGCATTTAGGCGCAGCCAATTTGCACGTTACCAGTATTCTCGGAACTCCACAATCAACGCAACCTTGGGCGAACGCAGCATCTTATGCCGAACTTTACGAAAACGCGTCCGATCGCAACCGTCGAATATCGTTTCAGTTTTCCACACCCGTAGCCTTTCGACAGCAAAAATACGATACCGCTCTTCCCTCTCCGGAATCTGTTTTTAAAAGCTTGTTGAATTCTTGGAAGAAATACAGCACTATCGAACTGCCCGAATTTTCAACAGAATCCATTTTTCCATGCTTCTTTAAGCTTAACACAGAAATCGCCGAATTTGAATTTCGTAAAAAAGGGAAGTCGGGCAAATTTATTGGAGCCGTAGGAAGTATCGACTACCGCATTTTAGGCGATGTCTCTACCGCCACAATTCAAACCTTGAATACCTTGGCAGACTACGCCTTATATTCAGGTATCGGACGGAAAACCACGATGGGGATGGGAATGGCGCGAAAAATGGATCGATAA
- the cas3 gene encoding type I-D CRISPR-associated helicase Cas3' has protein sequence MNNLHITLEPAQIAACTETDLPDALKKVFGGKALQHQVDVYNAAKDHDLILDLSATGTGKTKAGFSVVLENPTRNVVYVAPTNALVEQQTIAAEKFVKAAGLPHVVKAASAKHVNSWPNDRVGRRAGEKIYNVLQDPSTLFPECGGGRPVLLVTNPDIFYYAAFFQYNRRDRSNIASIFYKSFATVIFDEFHLYDAKQLVSLLFYLAVSHVFGYFQNNRKVVLLTATPEPACEEALKTLETDGVRVALIDGNGKTGHLIPSQTAVNLEVRSYPEKDEIIREIVGEVCDRIQNRPDDNGAVILDSKDTLNAISTELRDRGYEHYCGRITGDTPKEDRPKAAQKQVILATSTVDVGFNFEREIERDRQNLDWLIFSSRDRFSFWQRIGRVGRVLGKVKTDISSHAIVYLPQEVWQQGLQNLDGSGGREALQKTLESLECMQRPFLNIYWRSEAFLEIARPLLELETSLINTPGEHLISQLYQTLQSVLGGNRPWKEYRQRMKILQGAENIAKTKIEKIPKDWKYIKGGQNCVKSFLKAYCSEDWEDVKSGRVAIEQLEQEILSQRYYTEKLKHYARILQISYAPLFRFRDSLFENVKIEDPKGFLLDNCGETNLDPLHLLRFYEFVSDGDRILVTERAKQPYNLSFSLNLTNLNIDLDEFANTQLSKLYAFQNCQIQRGIGEMMRSTAIIAELTPPLLPGVIVKEHLNNRWAIFKLKKQGLDCYPITVCDNFGREEKYTFFPSLSGILAIATAGFALKCPDNEEFWCV, from the coding sequence GTGAATAATCTCCACATCACCCTCGAACCCGCCCAAATTGCCGCTTGTACTGAAACCGATTTACCCGACGCTCTCAAAAAAGTCTTTGGAGGCAAGGCTTTACAGCATCAAGTGGATGTTTATAACGCAGCCAAAGACCACGATTTAATTCTCGACCTCTCTGCAACCGGAACGGGAAAAACGAAAGCCGGATTCAGTGTGGTTTTGGAAAATCCGACGCGAAATGTGGTTTACGTTGCTCCTACGAATGCCCTCGTCGAACAACAAACGATCGCCGCCGAAAAATTTGTCAAAGCAGCAGGTTTACCCCACGTTGTGAAAGCGGCTTCAGCCAAGCACGTGAATTCTTGGCCAAACGATCGCGTCGGACGGCGTGCGGGTGAAAAAATCTACAACGTTCTGCAAGATCCTTCAACGCTATTTCCTGAATGTGGCGGCGGTCGTCCTGTTTTACTGGTGACGAATCCCGATATTTTTTACTACGCTGCTTTTTTTCAATACAATCGGCGCGATCGCTCCAACATCGCTAGCATTTTTTACAAAAGTTTCGCGACCGTCATTTTCGATGAGTTTCATCTGTACGATGCCAAACAATTGGTGAGTTTGTTATTTTATTTAGCCGTTTCTCACGTTTTTGGCTATTTCCAAAATAACCGTAAAGTCGTCTTGCTCACAGCCACTCCCGAACCCGCTTGTGAAGAAGCCTTAAAAACGCTAGAAACAGACGGCGTTCGGGTCGCTCTAATTGACGGGAATGGGAAAACTGGACATCTCATTCCCTCGCAAACTGCAGTCAATCTCGAAGTGCGATCGTATCCCGAAAAAGACGAAATTATTCGAGAAATCGTCGGAGAAGTTTGCGATCGCATTCAAAATCGACCCGACGACAACGGCGCAGTGATTTTGGACTCCAAAGATACCCTCAATGCCATTTCAACAGAATTGCGCGATCGCGGTTACGAACATTATTGCGGACGCATTACCGGAGATACACCAAAAGAAGACCGTCCCAAAGCGGCTCAAAAACAAGTCATTCTCGCCACCAGTACCGTTGATGTCGGATTCAACTTCGAGCGTGAAATCGAACGCGATCGCCAAAACCTCGACTGGTTAATTTTCTCCTCGCGCGATCGCTTCTCATTTTGGCAGCGAATCGGACGAGTGGGACGGGTTTTAGGGAAAGTTAAAACCGATATTTCTTCTCATGCGATCGTCTATTTACCCCAAGAAGTTTGGCAACAAGGACTGCAAAATCTCGACGGTTCTGGCGGACGAGAAGCACTCCAAAAAACCCTGGAAAGCTTGGAGTGTATGCAACGACCCTTTCTCAATATTTACTGGCGTTCCGAAGCCTTTTTAGAAATTGCTCGTCCGTTACTAGAACTCGAAACCAGTCTCATCAATACCCCAGGAGAACACCTCATTTCTCAACTCTATCAAACCTTGCAAAGTGTACTCGGTGGAAACCGACCTTGGAAAGAGTATCGACAACGAATGAAGATTTTACAAGGAGCAGAAAACATTGCCAAAACCAAAATTGAGAAAATCCCAAAAGATTGGAAGTATATCAAAGGCGGTCAAAATTGCGTCAAGAGTTTCCTCAAGGCTTATTGTTCTGAAGACTGGGAAGATGTGAAATCTGGACGAGTTGCGATCGAACAACTAGAACAAGAGATTTTAAGCCAGCGATATTACACCGAAAAACTCAAACACTATGCCAGGATTTTACAAATCAGCTACGCTCCCTTATTTCGCTTCCGTGATAGCTTATTTGAAAACGTCAAAATTGAAGATCCAAAAGGATTTCTTCTCGATAATTGTGGCGAAACGAATCTCGATCCTCTGCATCTATTGCGATTTTACGAATTTGTTTCCGACGGCGATCGCATTCTCGTCACCGAACGCGCCAAACAGCCCTACAATCTAAGTTTTTCTCTGAATCTTACCAATCTCAATATCGATCTCGATGAATTTGCCAACACTCAACTGTCGAAACTCTATGCTTTTCAAAACTGTCAAATCCAGCGAGGTATTGGTGAAATGATGCGATCGACTGCAATCATTGCCGAACTCACCCCACCCCTCTTACCCGGTGTCATCGTTAAAGAACATCTAAATAATCGCTGGGCAATTTTTAAACTCAAAAAACAAGGATTAGACTGTTATCCCATCACAGTCTGCGACAATTTTGGGCGAGAAGAAAAATATACTTTCTTTCCGAGTCTTTCAGGAATTTTAGCGATCGCAACCGCAGGATTTGCCTTAAAATGTCCCGACAACGAAGAATTTTGGTGCGTTTAA
- the cas5d gene encoding type I-D CRISPR-associated protein Cas5/Csc1 codes for MPQSELNLSDSPTFTTARLVELWCAEPVFFASRELSDTYYTEGAIGNYALAYALGWARAPYRLTGKDTGRPRYREDLTPLAGQHYILPAWPVENSPSYRFERFNALSDAYWYAMTNNRVATAREDLPLKRTGKKPNTYRPSNFPQTGRLRIIDRGNRFQTLVFGEGELPEYIRVGKFTSKVRVDVGEALPVRQLPADTYRCNTYLNSADLPPDLEPFAFDLIAIPPASLLKNLQFHGEAWQIGNFLIPANLEFLGGNSRE; via the coding sequence ATGCCACAATCAGAACTCAACCTAAGCGATTCCCCGACCTTTACCACCGCCCGCCTCGTCGAATTGTGGTGTGCTGAACCGGTGTTTTTCGCCTCCCGAGAACTCTCCGACACCTACTATACCGAAGGAGCGATCGGAAACTACGCCCTCGCCTACGCCCTCGGTTGGGCGAGGGCGCCCTATCGCCTGACGGGGAAAGACACCGGACGACCTCGGTATCGAGAAGACCTCACGCCGCTTGCGGGACAACATTACATTCTCCCCGCCTGGCCAGTTGAAAACAGTCCCTCCTATCGTTTTGAGCGGTTTAACGCCCTCTCCGATGCCTACTGGTACGCCATGACGAACAATCGCGTCGCCACCGCCAGGGAAGATTTACCGCTCAAACGAACTGGAAAAAAACCCAACACTTACCGTCCGAGTAACTTTCCCCAAACCGGACGATTGCGAATTATCGATCGCGGAAATCGCTTTCAAACCCTCGTTTTTGGCGAAGGCGAACTTCCTGAATACATCCGCGTGGGCAAATTTACGAGCAAAGTGCGCGTTGACGTGGGGGAAGCATTACCCGTTCGACAATTGCCCGCCGATACCTATCGTTGCAACACCTATCTCAACTCAGCCGATTTGCCACCCGACCTCGAACCGTTCGCGTTCGATTTAATTGCCATTCCGCCAGCCTCTCTGTTGAAAAACCTTCAATTTCATGGTGAAGCATGGCAAATTGGAAACTTCCTAATTCCTGCAAATCTAGAATTTTTAGGAGGAAACTCCCGTGAATAA
- the cas7d gene encoding type I-D CRISPR-associated protein Cas7/Csc2 has product MSIEKLQSFLAPNYENFPKGRTIGVVVLRTTQSETIFRTEGTGEPMCRESVQAGVQNTESILRLVMTKRKQVAPERRRGREFLRNHELLYTAPKSDSPCSLNTNAPCEMCVDCFLYGFAAGGEGAQKSRIWTEDAFSVLPSTELIGDRTINAVFETGTMRDEKGNASTALKTSEYIKPGVHFLDIATLKDVTADELRYALGNLLLTTRYGAVSSRVGRMENQILGVFGGISELPSSLELVQGVYDRLIAENVALEHPLNTNALIEATQSVINTWTNKRGISMQLSSEELDALIEDIDRHWSLDEQETFLKRLDESYQPYRQIKQQSTKKGRKNK; this is encoded by the coding sequence ATGTCGATCGAGAAATTACAATCCTTCCTCGCCCCCAACTACGAAAACTTTCCCAAAGGTCGAACTATTGGCGTAGTCGTACTTCGGACGACCCAATCAGAAACCATTTTCCGAACCGAAGGAACGGGCGAACCCATGTGTCGCGAATCCGTACAAGCCGGAGTTCAAAACACCGAATCGATTCTGCGTTTAGTCATGACCAAACGCAAACAAGTCGCCCCCGAACGGCGGCGGGGACGGGAATTTTTACGAAATCACGAGTTGCTTTATACTGCCCCAAAAAGCGATTCACCTTGCTCCCTCAACACCAACGCGCCTTGTGAAATGTGCGTCGATTGTTTCCTTTACGGATTTGCAGCGGGTGGAGAAGGCGCACAAAAAAGCCGCATTTGGACAGAAGATGCATTTAGCGTATTGCCCTCAACTGAACTCATTGGCGATCGCACCATCAACGCTGTATTTGAAACCGGAACCATGCGGGACGAAAAAGGCAACGCCTCCACCGCTCTCAAAACCAGCGAATACATCAAACCCGGCGTTCACTTTCTCGATATCGCCACCTTAAAAGACGTCACCGCCGACGAATTACGCTACGCCTTGGGCAACCTACTTCTCACCACTCGTTACGGCGCCGTTTCCAGCCGAGTCGGACGCATGGAAAACCAAATTCTCGGCGTATTTGGCGGCATTTCCGAACTGCCCAGTTCCCTCGAACTCGTGCAAGGCGTTTACGATCGCCTCATTGCCGAAAACGTCGCCCTCGAACATCCCTTAAACACAAACGCTCTCATCGAAGCCACCCAATCTGTCATCAACACTTGGACGAACAAACGGGGGATTTCCATGCAACTGTCATCCGAAGAACTCGACGCACTCATCGAGGATATCGATCGCCATTGGTCGCTCGACGAACAAGAAACCTTTCTCAAACGATTGGACGAATCCTATCAACCCTATCGCCAAATCAAACAACAATCGACCAAGAAAGGGCGCAAAAACAAATAA